The Cylindrospermum stagnale PCC 7417 genome segment GCTCTCTCGGCTATGAATGAACATGATCTATACCGGAATGAATGGCACGCTTGTTTATTTGGAAGCATAATTTTGCCGAAATCAATTGGAAGCATAAGCACGTAAAAACGGCAATCTTATCCTTCCACCGACAGCAGCAATACTTTCTGTCTATCTTGCCCCTCATGACACGCTTGCTAGATTTACCCCTTCACCTAAAACTTGTATCCCTTGCTAAACAAGGCTTTCCCGATTTGAATCAATTTAATTCACGGGTATTGTATTGTACTTAAGCGTATCTTAAATACCATTCGGATATACACATCATTATGATAAGTTCTAAGACTTAACCCTCTAACCCAAGTTAGAGAAAACTAAACCAAAAGTATAGTGTTGGGAAAGCGATTTTTTTCGGGGGAGATGGGTCAGATAATTGGGGACAATAAGGTTAATCATCCCAAAACTCTTGAAACTTGGTAGATGCAAGTTGGGAGCATCTCACTTTTTAAAGAAATGTCAAACAACGATATTCCAAATGCCGTCATGCCCATCACCGATACAAGTGACAGTGCTAGCCATCCAGTCGCCAAGATACTTCACCCCAAAAATAAAAAAACCGCTAAACTATAGAGTTTGACGGTTTTTATTGTGGTGTAAGTCCTGTTAATCTGACAATTAGCACGGAGAGTGCTAACTACGAACTTTAATTAATAGCGAATTCGTGGATCTACATAAGCATTTAAAATATCAATTAAAATGCTGGCACTAACAACGATCGCACCGAAAAAGACTAAAACCCCCTGTACAGTAGGATAATCGCGGTCTGAGATGGCTTGATACAATCGATTCGCTAACCCAGGCCAGGAAAACGTCACCTCAGTTAAAATCGCCCCACCTAGCAGAGAAGCAAAAGTTAACCCCAACACCGTAATTACGGGGATTAAGGCATTCTTCAAGGCATGGGAGACTAAAATCTTATTTTCACTAATTCCCCTCGCTCTAGCCGCTTCTACATAATCCGCTTCTAGGGTTTGCTCTAAATTCACGCGCACAATTCGCTCAAAAATACTGCTGAGTAATATTCCCAAGGTGAGACTCGGAAGGGCGAGATGATGCAAAGATGTGAAAAACTGGCTGATGTTACCACTTAACAGACTATCAATTGTATACAGCCCAGTGATAGCAGAGGGAGCCGGCAGATTTGGCGGAAAACGGTTGGAATTAGGGAACCAACCTAGTTGAACCGAGAACACCAACTGCAACAGCATACCCGCCCAAAACATCGGGATGGCGTAGGTGATAACGCCAAACAACCGCCCACCCACATCAAGATATGTTCCAGGACGAGAAGCCGACACAGTTCCAACTGTAACACCGACGACAAGTGCGATCGCCATACTAAAGACAGCTAACTCTACCGTCGCTGGGAAATATTGCCCAATTATCTCCCCAACATTCTGTCCCCGACTCGTTAAAGAAGTTCCCAAATCAAAGCGCAGGATGTTTCCCAAGTAATTTAAATACTGTAACCATATAGGCAGGTCTAAACCCAATTGTTTTCTTAATTCCTCCTTAGCACTTTCTGGCGCACGTCCACCGAGAATTGCATCAGCTGGATCTCCCGGTGTTGCTCTGAGTAACAGAAAGACTATTGTAATGATAGTTAATAGCTGAAGTGGCGCCAGCAGCAAACGGGAGACAATGTAATATTGTAAAGCTTTAGAACGAGACATAACAATTCAAAATTCAAAATAGAGCCTACGGCTCCCGTAAGGGATACAAAATTCAAAATTTAAGAGTCAATGGTCAAAAGTTAATGCCAATGACCAATGACTAATGACCAATGACTAATGACCAATGACTAATGACTAATGACTACTTTTTAATAGTCTTATAAATCAAGTTTTGGGTGGGGTCAAGTTGGACACCGCTCACACCTTTTTGGGCAAATACAAAGTCTTTGTTTTGCCATAAAGGAATATAAGGTAAATCAGTCACTACTTGGGCTTGAATATCGGTAAATATCTTCTTTCTAGCTTCGGGGTTTTGTTCCTTGCGTTCCTGATCAATTAGCTTATTTACAGCTTCGCTATAGTAAAACGAACCCTGACCCTGACTACCACCATCTTCGCATCCTTTATCGACCGAACCTTTTGAACAAGATAAAAATGGTTGCACGTAGTTATCTGGATCTAAAAAGTCTGGATACCAATCAAGCAAAGTTGCCGGATATAAACCTTTGGGGCCTTCTTTAAAGAAAGTAGCCGATTCTGCGGGTTTGACTTCAAATTGCAGCATTCCATCCAACTTTGTATCAGCCAGGGCTTTAATTGTTTGCGCTGCTAAACTGCGAGTTGGTGAACTTGAAGGATACCAAATTTGTACCTTTGCCGGATTTTCTTTGGAGAAACCAGCAGCAGTTAAGGATTTTTTAGCCTGCTCAATGTTACCATCACCATATTTATCTTTAAATAATGGCTGAGAAACATCAAAGGTGGTGGGAATCATGCTGTAAAGTGGATCAGCTTGACCAAATAAAGCGCGTTCCATAATTAGGGGACGATCTATTAAGGATGCGATCGCACTCCGAACCTCTGGTTTATCCAACGGCTTCTGATTCCGGTTCAACACCAGATAACTGACTACGCTACCCTTAGCGCTGATTGCCTGCCATTTATCATTGGTTGCATCTTTAGTTAAGCTGCGAATTTGATCAGGTTCCAGAGACAAGTAAACCACATCCATTGCACCAGTACGGAAGGCATTAAACAAATTAACTGGACTGGTTTGGATTTGCACGTTGACGCCTTTATTGGCTGGTTTTTCCCCCCAATATTTATCGAACACGTCAAATCTCAGTGAATCAGTGCCATACTGGGCTAATTTGTAAGGGCCAGTCCCCACAAAGATATTCGGCTTAAATTTGCCAGCGCCAATTTCGTAAGCTTTGGGTGAAACTGCACACACTCCAGAAAAAGCCAGCAGAGAAGGAAACGCCGCAAAGGGTTTTTTCAGCTTGATGGTTAACTCATTATCGCCAGTGGCTTTCACCGAAGCCACCGCATCGGATAGCAAGAACGAGGGTTTACCCTTATTTTCGATAAAGCGCTGGATGCTAAACTCCATTGCTTTGGCGTTGAAGGGAGTTTGATCATGAAAAATTACTCCCTGACGTAGGGGAATAGTGTAAGTTAAACCATCTTGACTGACTTTGGGTAATGCTGTCGCCAGTTGGGGCTTAATTTCTGTGCTTCCCGGTTCGTAGGTGTAAAGGCGATCGCTCATATTAAATACTAAACCCAAAGATGCCAGTTCATAGGCATCAGCCGGATCAAGGGTTCTGGGCTTTGATGTCGTACCCACAGTAATGCGACCATCACCAAGGGGAGTATTCACAGAACCAGATGCTGGGGTAGTTGTCTGTGGGCGAGGAGTGCAACTAACAATCAAAAATAAACATAGACAGAAAAAAGATAGGAATTTTGTAATCCGACTCCACTGTCTCATGGACAAAGAAAACCAAGTCATAGAATCAAATTTTATTTAATTAGCGGTCAGTAATCTTACTATATCTGTGACTCTGATGCTAAATTTTTCATAATTCATTAAGTTCAGGCAACACATTCTGTTATGTAGCCAGACACAACTCAATATAACTGTGTCCGTAATCGGGAGAATCTGTTGTAGATACTTTCCTCGAACCCTCGCTATTTAAATTTAATGGCGTTTACCCTAGGCATCTTAGAGGTTGTCTGAAAAGTTGTTTGTGATAAATAAAACACTCGTAGATCCCCCCAACCCCCCTAGCCAAGGCAGGCAAAAACTTCTCAAAGTCCCCCTTGGCTAGGGGAGCCGGCGCGGGGAAAGGGGGTCTCCCCCATGAGCGACTGGCGTGGATTTAGGGGGATATCGATCAATTTTGATACGAATCAGACATCCTCTTAGTCAAAAATCTTATTCTGGTTACTAAACTTTACATTTAAGTTTATTTAAGATAGGGTAGTGCGATAAACAGTCGGTAATTTAGTCTGTTTAGTGACCAAAATATTAACGTAAATATAGAGTTCGACCTAGGTTGATTAAGGAAAAGTTTTTATTTAATTAAAATTGCCAACATAGGCTAAATTTGTCGTAAATTCATAGTTATCAGGTAATAGGTTGGTCAAGCTTGGATAGTAGCTCAATAGTCGTACAGCAGGGGTTTTGCCTGTTGCTACTTGGGTGAGCGCTACATGGCTTTACTTACGCATCTCGTTTTTTATACATCAGCGACTGAGATGATGTTCATATTCTGAACCGCAAATTGAGAGTCTAAAAGTGAGACCAAGACAGTGAAGTATTTCTTTCTATCTGAGGGATGGGCAATTGGCAGAGTGTGGGCATCTGATGGACTATGGCAGATAACCGCATGGCGACGCCAACCAGATATTCAGCAATTGAATATTTGTCTAATGGAAGAGAACGAATTGCTCTGGCTTTACCGAGTTGAAGATGCAATTTTAACCGTAGAAGTCAAGCCAATCACACCAGTAAGCGCTAGTGATGCCATTGGCCAAGTCGTGCTTAAGCGTTTGATAAATGCCGAGCAGGTAATCGAACGCCTAGGTGCAGCCTCGGCAAAGTGTCAGTTGCAAAACATCCAATTGATGGTGCAGTAGCTTTCGGTAGGGGCCAGGGGGCAGGGGGAGAAGGAAGACAAGGGGAGAAGAATTTATTTCTTTGCCCAATTTCCAATGCCTCCAACTCATAAAAAATCAGAAAATTTCATCTCTGACAGAGATTTGTGGAGAAATTCAGGCGACAAGCTACGTAGTCGCATCTATTTACACGCTTGCAAACAGTGCCATCAATAGTTACACTTTTTAAAACATTCTCATTTTTGCTTGGTAATTGCGTAGACGCCCAACAGGCGATTTCCTGAAAGCTAGCACGTCCTATCGCCCAAACGTCTTCATTCTGAACCCGCTGGGGCTAAAAGGCGATGGCGCAAAGCGCCCGCCAAAGGCGCGCATCTTCACAGGATAGAGCTAAGTAAAGCGAATAAGCATTGCCAAACCAGCCACAACTTCTAACTCATTAAGACTTAAGCTGTGGTAAGAGTCAGGACATTGGCAATAACAAAAACTCAGAGAGTTCTCTAAGTGGCGGATTCCGTCCTTGGTAAACCTCGGTAAGAAACTTGCTTTGTAAACATAATTCATCGAGGAGGAGCGTAGTCAATGGGACTACCCTGGTACCGAGTACATACAGTCGTTCTGAACGATCCAGGTCGGCTGATTTCTGTACACTTGATGCACACTGCTTTGGTAGCAGGCTGGGCCGGTTCGATGGCACTATACGAACTGGCTATCTACGACCCCAGTGATCCAGTTCTTAACCCAATGTGGCGCCAAGGGATGTTCGTTCTCCCCTTCATGTCACGTTTGGGCGTCACCGAATCTTGGGGTGGTTGGAGCGTAACAACTGCACAAGCAACCGATCCTGGTTTCTGGTCATTTGAAGGCGTTGCTGCGGCTCACATTGTTCTTTCTGGTCTGTTATTCCTAGCTGCTGTTTGGCACTGGGTTTACTGGGATTTGGAACTCTTTAGAGACCCCCGCACTGGTGAACCTGCCCTAGACTTGCCAAAAATGTTTGGCATTCACCTGTTCTTATCTGGTCTTCTCTGTTTTGGTTTTGGTGCTTTTCACCTCACCGGACTATTCGGCCCGGGGATGTGGGTTTCTGACGCCTTTGGTGTAGCTGGCAGCATCCAGCCAGTAGCACCAGAATGGGGTCCTGCTGGGTTTAACCCATTTAACCCTGGTGGCGTTGTGGCTCACCACATTGCCGCTGGTGTTGTTGGCATTATCGCTGGTTTATTCCACCTCTCAGTTCGCCCCCCTGAAAGGCTCTACAAGGCCCTGCGGATGGGTAACATCGAAACAGTACTTTCTAGCAGTATTGCTGCGGTTTTCTTCGCCGCTTTCATCGTAGCTGGTACTATGTGGTACGGTAACGCTACCACCCCAATTGAATTGTTTGGTCCTACCCGTTATCAATGGGATCAGGGCTACTTCCGTCAGGAAATTGAGCGCCGCGTCCAAACTAGCGTTGCTCAAGGCGACACCCTGGAAGAAGCTTGGGCAAAAATTCCCGAAAGACTTGCTTTCTTTGATTATGTAGGTAATAGCCCCGCTAAAGGCGGTCTATTCCGCACAGGTGCTATGGACAAGGGCGATGGCATTGCTCAGTCTTGGCAAGGCCACGCGGTATTCAAAGATTCTGAAGGTAGGGAGTTGACCGTGCGTCGTCTGCCCAACTTCTTTGAAACCTTCCCAGTGATTCTGACCGACAAAGATGGAGTTATCCGCGCTGATATTCCTTTCCGTCGGGCAGAATCTAAGTATAGCTTTGAACAATCTGGCGTTACTGTCAGCTTCTACGGCGGCGATCTGAATGGCAAAACCTTTACAGAACCAGCTGACGTGAAGAAGTATGCCCGTAAGGCTCAAGGCGGTGAAATCTTTGAATTTGACCGGGAAACCTTGAACTCTGATGGTGTATTCCGCACCAGTCCTAGAGGTTGGTTTACCTTTGGACACGCTGTATTTGCTCTACTATTCTTCTTCGGTCACCTCTGGCATGGCTCTCGGACAATCTACCGAGATGTGTTTGCTGGTGTTGAGGCGGATCTGGAAGAACAAGTTGAGTGGGGTCTGTTCCAGAAAGTGGGTGACAAGTCAACCCGCCGCCGGAAGGAAGCTCTCTAACGTCTAGGTAATGGGTAATGGGTGATGGGTAATGGGTAATAGTTTTTACTAATTACCTTTTTCCCAATTACCAGTTACCAATTACCTTTTTCCCAATCCCTAGGCTTGGTACACTAAATGTCGCTAGCTAGATAAATAGGAACTTATAATATGGAAAGCGTTGCATACATCTTGATTTTGACCTTGGCCGTAGGTGTTCTCTTTTTTGCGATCGCATTTCGCGAACCGCCTCGCTTTGAGAAAAAAGATAAGTAGGTTAACACCAGACTTCTAAGGAAAAATAAACCTTCTATCCGTTGTTACTGAGCATGGTAGCAACGGATATTCGCGTTTGTGTATTTTTTAAAATCCTCAAATATTGCCTCTTACCTCTTGCCTCTTACCTCTTGCCTCTCGCCTCTTGCCTATTACCCATTACCCATTACCCATTACCCATTACCCATTACCCATTACCCATTACCCATTACCCATTACCCATTACCCATTACCTGTTACCTTTTACCTGTTACCTTTTACCTGTTACCTTTTACCTGTTACCTTTTACCTGTTACCTTTTAATAATTTTTTGATTTGTGATATAATTTTCTATCTGGAAGTTAATATGTGATAATACTAGCTTTTCTGCGCTACGATAAAAACGGATGTAAGTGTAGACTACTATATGAAGCGCTTGCAAATACATCGAGAGTTGTGGCAAAACCTTTACGGAGACTAGAACCAGGAACGAATCAGCATGGTCAATCAGAACTTAACCGCTACAGAAATTGGATTTACTCACGAAGATTTCGCTGCTCTACTTGACAAATACGATTATCACTTTAGCCCTGGTGACATTGTGCCAGGAACTGTCTTCAGTATAGAGCCGCGCGGCGCTCTGATTGACATTGGTGCTAAAACAGCAGCATATATACCCATACAAGAAATGTCTATTAACCGGGTGGATAGCCCGGAAGAAGTCTTACAATCAAACGAAACACGGGAATTTTTCATTCTCACCGATGAAAACGAAGATGGTCAGCTAACCCTCTCGATTCGTCGGATTGAATATATGCGTGCTTGGGAGCGAGTACGGCAGTTGCAAGCAGAAGATGCTACTGTTCGTTCTGGCGTGTTTGCGACTAATCGTGGTGGAGCATTGGTAAGAATTGAGGGACTGCGCGGCTTTATCCCCGGTTCTCACATCAGTACTCGCAAACCGAAAGAAGAATTGGTAGGTGAAGAACTACCATTGAAATTCCTAGAAGTAGATGAAGAACGTAACCGCCTAGTTCTCTCCCACCGTCGGGCGCTGGTTGAGCGTAAGATGAACCGCTTGGAAGTTGGCGAGGTGGTGATTGGTACTGTTCGCGGTATCAAGCCTTATGGTGCCTTCATCGACATCGGTGGCGTCAGCGGACTATTGCACATCTCGGAAATATCTCACGAGCATATTGATACACCCCATAGTGTGTTCAATGTCAATGATGAAGTAAAAGTCATGATCATTGACTTGGATGCAGAAAGAGGTCGGATTTCTCTGTCTACTAAACAGTTGGAACCCGAACCCGGTGATATGATTAAGAACCGTGATTTGGTTTACGATAAGGCTGAAGAAATGGCAGCTAAGTATCGGGAACAGCTGCTAGCTAAACAGCAGGGTGCTGCGGCTGCGCCTGCTGCATCGGTGGAAGCTGTGGAAGCTTTAGCTGAAGAAGATATCCCATCAGCAATGGAAATTGAGGAAGAGATTCCATCAGCAATGGAAATTGAGGAAGAGATTCCATCAGCAATGGAAATTGAGGAAGAGATTCCAGCAGCAACGGAAACTCAAGAAGAGATTCTAGCAGCAACGGAAACTCAAGAAGAGATTTCAGCAGCTATTCAAGAGTAATAGATTTGTAGTTGCAGATAATTGCAACTACAAGCATCAAATCATGATATCAAGAGGGAAAATCCCTCTTTTTTTTATGGAGAATAGCTTTTAGCGATTTTCAATTTTTTTGAATTGTTTTAGCGGGGTGGAATATTTTGGCAACTATTAAATGTAGAAACATCACGTTTGCGAATATCCAAGGGATTTTGTTTGATAAAAATGGGACTTTAGAAGACTCAGAAGTGTATTTGCGATCGCTTGGACAAAGAGGTGCGCGGATGATCGACGCCCAGATTCCCGGAACTGGGGAACCGTTGTTAATGGCTTTTGGGATAAATAGCGATCGCTTAGATCCCGCCGGTTTAATCTCTGTAGCCAGTCGCAGAGAAACAGAAGTAGCAGCAGCAGCTTATATAGCCGAAACTGGTAGAGGCTGGTTTGAGTCCTTAAAAATCGCCCGTCAAGCCTTAGACGAAGCCGAACAATTCATTGGCCAAACTCCCTCACCGCTGTTTGTCGGTAGCTTGGAAGTCTTGCAATCTCTCTCAGCAGCAGGGTTAAAACTCGGCATTCTTTCAGCAGCCACAACTGAAGAAGTTGAGAAATTTGTCGCCAATCACCAGTTAAGCGATTACATCCAACTGGAAATGGGAGTAGATGAAGGGCCGAGTAAACCAGATCCAATACTATTTGTACAAGCTTGCCAAGCTTTGGGAGTCGAACCGGCAGCTACATTAATGGTAGGTGATTCCGTCGGTGATATGCAAATGGCGCGTAATGCTAAAGCCGCCGGTTGCATTGGTATCACTTGGGTGGGTAAGTCAGATCATGTCCGAGGTGCAGATGTGGTGATTAACCAACTCGATGAAATTCAAATTGTCGAAGAATAAAGATTCTCGTTTGGATGCAACGCGGGGTAGTACAGCCGTGGCGAATGGAATTCGCGGCTACACAAACAAAGTCCGCCTCCGCGGACTAAGGAAAAACTAGATATTTGAAACCCACGGAGGCGGTCACTGAGCGTTCGACTGAGCGCTCACGCCGAAGTCTTGCCGAAGTGTGGGTTTTGCCTGTGTAGACGCGGTTTCTAACCGCCCTTTTAAAAATCATATAAATACAGATATGTCAAGTTAAAAATGTTAAGATATTAATTACTCCTCACAGTTGCTAAATAAGCCATGCAGAACACAGAAACAACCTTAAAACTGCGCCTGTGGACAGTTGACGAGTACCACCGGATGGCTGACGCTGGCATTTTTGGTGCAGATGAACGTGTGGAACTTCTAGAAGGGAAGATAATTTGGATGATTGCTAAAGGAACAGCCCATCGGTCAGCTGTGGGGAGAACAGATAGATTACTGCAAAATTGTTTAAGGAATATTGCTCTGATATGTGTTCAAGACCCGGTAAAGTTAAATAATCGGTCTGAACCAGAACCAGATATTTCTGTTGTGAAAATAGACCCGCTAGACTATGCAGATCATCATCCCACCCCTTCAGAAGTTTATCTAATTATTGAAGTAGCAGATAGCAGTTTGAAGTTAGATTGTGAAACTAAAGCTAAAGCTTATTCTCAAGCGGGAATTAAAGATTATTGGGTGTTAGATGTGGTAAAACGTGAGTTGCATATTTTCCGCGAACCAGGCGAAGAAGGTTATCAAAGTGAAGTGATTTTGCCAGAAGATGGGATTGTTTCACCTTTAGAGTTTCCTGATTTGCAGATTGCAGTTTTAGAGATGTTACCACCTGTGAGTGGGTTTTAGGTAAAAGTGTATTTCCTGTTCGTCAATGCCCATTGCTCTTCCATATGTGAGTTTATCAGCCCCTGACTTTTGAGCTAAATACGTTGGTAAGGCTGATCTGTTGCCTTGCTCAATGCTGCTAGCAAGCTATCCACTAGGTGATCACGCTCATGATAAGTGTAACCACTCATGTAATCTGCGCGGAACCCATAGAACAGCATCAGGCGTAGTTCCAATATGTTTAAATGCCAAATCCCGCTCTGGCGGTAGGCGGTTTCCTGGGTTTCACCCCAAGTCATCAAATCAAAGCCCAATTCCTGAGCGATCGCATACCCATCGATCAACCTGGCAAATTGCCGCCACGCCTGATCATCAAATTTTTCTGTCAAGGTGAACACCTGCACCTGTGCCTTAACCACAGTTTTTACAAGTTGCATTTAGGGAACCTCTGTTAAATGAGCATGATAGAAGCGACCATCAAAGTGTTAGAACTTTAAACTGGGTTCAATAGAGTTAACTCGGTTTCCATCTGACAATTTTCAGTCTTGATATTTATGGGCTTTTGTTCTTTCAGAATTCACCCAGGGAATCACCGTATTTTTGTATCCGCCATTATTTGGCAGTTTATTTTCATAATCACAGGCTACAACTGCTGGTACACCTTCCGACCAGAGATATTGAAGTATTCTTGAAACTAAGGCAATTTGATTTTCTAAAGAGACAGTTTTCGTCTCGTCAGGAAAAATCTCAATGATCTGCTGGAAGTACAGAAAGCCATCGGGGAATTGTTGACGTTGGATTCAGTCAAAGCTTAAGTTCTTAATGACTAAAATTTCATTATCGTCAAGAAAAAAACTAGCATTATAGTTTTTTTGAGATAACAGACGCCGCAATTTTTCTGCTAGTTCATTCTCGTTTATGTCGGCATAGATCATGCAAGCTAAATCGTCAGACACTCTATCATCTCATGTCTCTCATTATTTAGCAATTTTTGCAATTATCCACTCACCCTTTGTTTGATCTGTTTAGCGATGTCGAAGAATTCTGTCCACCAATCTTCCTTAAGCGCGTCTTTCTGATATTTTGTAGCTCCTTCGATCACTGTCTGAAAGTAACGGTTCATCAAGCGGTCAAAAGCACTATCGCTGAGATAGATAGTATCCAACGGGTCAAATATCATCACACCCTCAAAGGGTTCGTCACCAGGGTCAAGGTCTTCTGGAAACATGAATCCGCTGTATTCTTGGGTGCGTCCATGTCTGTCTAAGACGCCAGACGCAATAAAACGCACCAGGCTTGGCCAGAACCGCGTAGTGAGGAAGTCCTGTAGTACCCTCAGTTTTGGTGGAACGTCCACCACTCTGAGTCCACTA includes the following:
- a CDS encoding ABC transporter permease, translating into MSRSKALQYYIVSRLLLAPLQLLTIITIVFLLLRATPGDPADAILGGRAPESAKEELRKQLGLDLPIWLQYLNYLGNILRFDLGTSLTSRGQNVGEIIGQYFPATVELAVFSMAIALVVGVTVGTVSASRPGTYLDVGGRLFGVITYAIPMFWAGMLLQLVFSVQLGWFPNSNRFPPNLPAPSAITGLYTIDSLLSGNISQFFTSLHHLALPSLTLGILLSSIFERIVRVNLEQTLEADYVEAARARGISENKILVSHALKNALIPVITVLGLTFASLLGGAILTEVTFSWPGLANRLYQAISDRDYPTVQGVLVFFGAIVVSASILIDILNAYVDPRIRY
- a CDS encoding ABC transporter substrate-binding protein — encoded protein: MTWFSLSMRQWSRITKFLSFFCLCLFLIVSCTPRPQTTTPASGSVNTPLGDGRITVGTTSKPRTLDPADAYELASLGLVFNMSDRLYTYEPGSTEIKPQLATALPKVSQDGLTYTIPLRQGVIFHDQTPFNAKAMEFSIQRFIENKGKPSFLLSDAVASVKATGDNELTIKLKKPFAAFPSLLAFSGVCAVSPKAYEIGAGKFKPNIFVGTGPYKLAQYGTDSLRFDVFDKYWGEKPANKGVNVQIQTSPVNLFNAFRTGAMDVVYLSLEPDQIRSLTKDATNDKWQAISAKGSVVSYLVLNRNQKPLDKPEVRSAIASLIDRPLIMERALFGQADPLYSMIPTTFDVSQPLFKDKYGDGNIEQAKKSLTAAGFSKENPAKVQIWYPSSSPTRSLAAQTIKALADTKLDGMLQFEVKPAESATFFKEGPKGLYPATLLDWYPDFLDPDNYVQPFLSCSKGSVDKGCEDGGSQGQGSFYYSEAVNKLIDQERKEQNPEARKKIFTDIQAQVVTDLPYIPLWQNKDFVFAQKGVSGVQLDPTQNLIYKTIKK
- the psbB gene encoding photosystem II chlorophyll-binding protein CP47 is translated as MGLPWYRVHTVVLNDPGRLISVHLMHTALVAGWAGSMALYELAIYDPSDPVLNPMWRQGMFVLPFMSRLGVTESWGGWSVTTAQATDPGFWSFEGVAAAHIVLSGLLFLAAVWHWVYWDLELFRDPRTGEPALDLPKMFGIHLFLSGLLCFGFGAFHLTGLFGPGMWVSDAFGVAGSIQPVAPEWGPAGFNPFNPGGVVAHHIAAGVVGIIAGLFHLSVRPPERLYKALRMGNIETVLSSSIAAVFFAAFIVAGTMWYGNATTPIELFGPTRYQWDQGYFRQEIERRVQTSVAQGDTLEEAWAKIPERLAFFDYVGNSPAKGGLFRTGAMDKGDGIAQSWQGHAVFKDSEGRELTVRRLPNFFETFPVILTDKDGVIRADIPFRRAESKYSFEQSGVTVSFYGGDLNGKTFTEPADVKKYARKAQGGEIFEFDRETLNSDGVFRTSPRGWFTFGHAVFALLFFFGHLWHGSRTIYRDVFAGVEADLEEQVEWGLFQKVGDKSTRRRKEAL
- a CDS encoding photosystem II reaction center protein T, whose amino-acid sequence is MESVAYILILTLAVGVLFFAIAFREPPRFEKKDK
- a CDS encoding 30S ribosomal protein S1 → MVNQNLTATEIGFTHEDFAALLDKYDYHFSPGDIVPGTVFSIEPRGALIDIGAKTAAYIPIQEMSINRVDSPEEVLQSNETREFFILTDENEDGQLTLSIRRIEYMRAWERVRQLQAEDATVRSGVFATNRGGALVRIEGLRGFIPGSHISTRKPKEELVGEELPLKFLEVDEERNRLVLSHRRALVERKMNRLEVGEVVIGTVRGIKPYGAFIDIGGVSGLLHISEISHEHIDTPHSVFNVNDEVKVMIIDLDAERGRISLSTKQLEPEPGDMIKNRDLVYDKAEEMAAKYREQLLAKQQGAAAAPAASVEAVEALAEEDIPSAMEIEEEIPSAMEIEEEIPSAMEIEEEIPAATETQEEILAATETQEEISAAIQE
- a CDS encoding HAD family hydrolase codes for the protein MATIKCRNITFANIQGILFDKNGTLEDSEVYLRSLGQRGARMIDAQIPGTGEPLLMAFGINSDRLDPAGLISVASRRETEVAAAAYIAETGRGWFESLKIARQALDEAEQFIGQTPSPLFVGSLEVLQSLSAAGLKLGILSAATTEEVEKFVANHQLSDYIQLEMGVDEGPSKPDPILFVQACQALGVEPAATLMVGDSVGDMQMARNAKAAGCIGITWVGKSDHVRGADVVINQLDEIQIVEE
- a CDS encoding Uma2 family endonuclease, translating into MQNTETTLKLRLWTVDEYHRMADAGIFGADERVELLEGKIIWMIAKGTAHRSAVGRTDRLLQNCLRNIALICVQDPVKLNNRSEPEPDISVVKIDPLDYADHHPTPSEVYLIIEVADSSLKLDCETKAKAYSQAGIKDYWVLDVVKRELHIFREPGEEGYQSEVILPEDGIVSPLEFPDLQIAVLEMLPPVSGF